AGCGGGAGTCCTGGCGCAGCATCGTTTCGAGGCGATCGAGCGTGGGCCGGTAGCAGTTCGCGGCGATCCGGCGGAAGATGTCGAGATTGCGGTCGATGTCGAAGTACGGCTTCCCGGTCCCCAGATCGAGGTACCGGAACCGGGCGAGCCGCCAGGGCTGGTGCAGATGGAGGTAGAAGACGATCTTCATCTACGGAGGGCTCGGGCGCGGATAGCCTCCCGATACACATCAACCGTTTGGCGTGCGCGCTCGGCCCATCCGGCCTCGGTCGCCTCGTAGCGGGCCTGATCGCCCATCTCGCGGCTGAGGTGGGGATATTCGAGGAGTTCGGAGATGCGGCTCGCGAACTCGTCCACGTCCCAGAAATCGACCTGGAATGCGCTCCGCACGACCTCTCCGACGCCGCTGGTCTTGGAGACGATCGTCGGCACGCCGGCCGCCATCGCTTCCAGCGCCGCGATGCCGAACGGCTCGACGACCGACGGTAGAACGAACACCGCGGCGTCGCGGAGCAGCGCGGCGCGTTCGGCCTCGGTGACCTTCCCGAAGAACAGCACCCGGTCCCCGATACCGAGGGAGGCGGCGAGGGCGATCAGGTGCTCGTACTCGGGGCCCTCGCCGGCGACCGCGAAGCGGATCTCGGGAAACGTGGGGGCAACGATCGCCGCGGCCCGCAGGAAGGTGTCCGGGCCCTTCATTCGGGTCAGGCGACCGAGGTACAGCACGACGTCCCGGAGCCGGCCATCGTCCAGCTCGGGCGCCACGGGTCGGACGGCATTGTACACGACCCGGACCCGCGGCGGCGGCGCGTCGTAGAGCGTGATGAGCTGCTCGCCGAGCTGGCGGCTGACGGCGATGATACGGTCCGCGGCCCGGATCCCGATCCGCTCCCGTTCGAGGATCGGAGCGTACGGATGACCGAGAGTGCGGTCGTACTCCGTAGAGTGAACGGACATGATGAGCGGGATGCCCAACCTGCGGGCGAGCGCGCGGGACCCGACGGTCCCGAACCAGTCGTGCACATGGACGACGTCTGCGTCCTCGGCGTCCGTGAGATGGGCGATCCAGTCGTTGTACTGGTTCACGACGTCGAGGAAGTGCGGTCCGTAGATCTCGGCCGGCGTGTAGGCCCCCGGGATGGGCGCCCCCGGAGGAAGGCGTTCGGAGAGCGTGCGGAATTCCACGCCCGGAGCATCGGCGAACGGGCCGGGGAAGGGGGTAAGGAACACGACCCGGTGACCTAGACGCGCGAGCTCGCGCGAGATCTCGTAGCAGTGGACCCCCAGCCCGCCGGTGTGAAAGGGGGGATACTCCCAGCCGGCCATGAGGATCGTCAGGTGCTTGAGTGAGACGGGGCCGGTGCCGGCCCCGGATGGGGCGAACCGCATCCCCGAGCGCCGGAGCAGCACGGGGAATGCGCTCGCGCGACCGCGGCCGCCCGCGAGCCTCGTCGGGGGCAGCATACTCCGCGCGGCCCGGGAGCGACGCTTCGATGGGCGCGTCGACTTCGATCGGCGGGCCCGGCCCCTCGCGCGCGGTACGGCAGACGGTGCACGACGCCGAGAAGAACGAGCGGTCGGCGGCATCCGGATACCTGCGCAGAACGTTCTGCATTGGGAAGTACCGCAAGAGCAGATGAAGGAGGCGCCCCGAGAGGGGCACGTCGG
The window above is part of the Thermoplasmata archaeon genome. Proteins encoded here:
- a CDS encoding glycosyltransferase family 4 protein, translating into MLPPTRLAGGRGRASAFPVLLRRSGMRFAPSGAGTGPVSLKHLTILMAGWEYPPFHTGGLGVHCYEISRELARLGHRVVFLTPFPGPFADAPGVEFRTLSERLPPGAPIPGAYTPAEIYGPHFLDVVNQYNDWIAHLTDAEDADVVHVHDWFGTVGSRALARRLGIPLIMSVHSTEYDRTLGHPYAPILERERIGIRAADRIIAVSRQLGEQLITLYDAPPPRVRVVYNAVRPVAPELDDGRLRDVVLYLGRLTRMKGPDTFLRAAAIVAPTFPEIRFAVAGEGPEYEHLIALAASLGIGDRVLFFGKVTEAERAALLRDAAVFVLPSVVEPFGIAALEAMAAGVPTIVSKTSGVGEVVRSAFQVDFWDVDEFASRISELLEYPHLSREMGDQARYEATEAGWAERARQTVDVYREAIRARALRR